The DNA sequence CGTTGTAGTTGGCCACCCACGCCCCGGACTCGGCCCGCATGCACGCCGCCTCGACCCCGTCGTCGTCGAGGCCGAGGACGGCGGCCATGGTTCCCGGGTTCTCCTCCGCCGCGGCCTGCATGGCCTCCCCCCGCTCCGCCACCAGGTGCACGCCGTCCTCGAAGGCGATGGCGCCGCTGGCCACGAGGGCCGAGTACTCCCCGAGGGAGTGGCCGGCGCACGCCGCCGGTTCGAGGCCGAGCCGCTCGACGGCGTCCAGGACCACGAGGGACAGGGTGAAGGTGGCCAGCTGCGAGTTGCGGGTCTGGGTCAGTTCGTCCTTGTCCGCCTGCAGCAGCAGGCGGGCCACGTCCCGGCCCGCCGCTTCGGAGGCGTCGGCCACCAGCTCCCACGAGGGGTGGTCGACCCACCGGGCGCCCATGCCCGGCTTCTGCGAGCCCTGCCCGGGGAAGGTGAAGATCAGCACCGCCGGCCTCTCTTCCCTCTGTCGCGGGCTATCGGGCCAGACGACGGTCGTTGCGGGCCAAAAGGGCCTGGCGGAGCGTCGTCAGGACCCCGCACACGGCCAGCGGCACCAGCCACCGGGGGCGGAGTCGGATCCCGGGCACGCCGCAAAGGCTAGGCGTCGGGCCCCGGCCTGTCTCACTACCGCGCGGTAGCTAAGAAGGCACCACTGGTAGCGTTCGAGGCGGCCCGGATGGAGGAATCGGCAGACTCCGATGGCTCAAACCCATCGGCTCGCAAGAGCGTGCGGGTTCAAATCCCGCTCCGGGCACCAGGCCGGAAGTGGTCCCCCTACTACCTCTTGGGCCCGACGAACGAGTCGAGAATCTCAACGGTTCGACGGCGGGCCACCGAGATGTTTCTCGCATTATTCGGGCGGTGGTCGACTCCGAGCAGGTCACACGCCTGGCAGAAGATATCCCGTATATCCGACGAGGCGTTGGTGAAGAAGTATCGGGTCTAGGAATACTTACGTCCCCAGACGCGATTCTGGACCCGACAGCCGTCCGAGTGAATTAATCCTCGCAGGAGCTGATCGGGGTGCAAGCGGAGCGCCACGTCGGCTTGCCAATCCTCCAGCACGATCGGGCGGGAGTGCTTGACGCCTGGCCCGTGTTGCGGGAACAAGCAACGCCAATGCCTCGATGTGCTCGACAGGTCAAGGCACCCCTC is a window from the Acidimicrobiales bacterium genome containing:
- the fabD gene encoding ACP S-malonyltransferase gives rise to the protein MLIFTFPGQGSQKPGMGARWVDHPSWELVADASEAAGRDVARLLLQADKDELTQTRNSQLATFTLSLVVLDAVERLGLEPAACAGHSLGEYSALVASGAIAFEDGVHLVAERGEAMQAAAEENPGTMAAVLGLDDDGVEAACMRAESGAWVANYNAPGQVVIAGTPAGVEAASAVAKEMGAKRAMALPVGGAFHTPLMEPARNRLRKAIAEVTFHPLEVPITANVDARVHTEPAEWPSLLSAQLCSPVRWHQTVAGLAASDPATAAFVELGP